GCCATATATAGGCGATCGCACCACCTGCAACGCCCAAGATCGCACCCATGATCGCGCCAATGTAGAATTCTCGGAATAAGTAACTGCCATAATGCCGGATGTCGATATGCTGCCATGCCAGTCCACGGGCAAAGATAGTTGTCGATTGAGTGCCCACGTTCCCACCCATATCCATTACTACCGGAATAAAAACGGCAACGACGACGACCGTTTCCAAAACTTCCTCAAAGTTTTGAATCACTCCTCCCACGACCATGCCGCCAATCAGGGTAATAATCAAACAGGCGATCCGCAGCTGAACAGCATAGCGAATGGAACCCCGAACCAGTTTTTCACTCCAAGCTTGATCGCGACCTAGTAAATTACCGACTCCAGCTTGAGCAAGGGCAGCAGCGGAGGCTTCTTCTTCAATGAGGTCAATGACGTCATTAAAGGTAATATCCCCTACTAGCCGTCCTTCGCTATCAAGTACGGGGATGGCAGGCAAGTTATAATCTTTGAGCAAACGAGCCGCTTGCATTTCAGAAGCCGTAGCACCAATGGCAATGTCTTTCCCGTCGATTAACCGCTCAATCGGCATTTCAGGATTGGCTTTAATCAGGCGCACTGTGCGAATAAAGCCGCGATAGAATCCCTGTTTGTCAATTACAAAGACCATATCCAGTTCATCATCCCGCAGGTTTGTTTCCCGCACTGAGGCGTGTACTTCCTCGGCTGTGGTTGTTTCTCGCACTGCCAGATAGCGCAGGCTCATCCGCCGCCCCACACTGCCTTCGGGATACCCTAGCAGCAAGTCAACAGCTGCACGCGATTCAGGACTAAGTTGGCTTAACAGTCGTTTGGTGACTTTGGCAGGCAGTTCTTCAAATAGCCGCACCCGCTGCTCTGGATCGAGAGCTTCCAAGATCGGAACAATTTCGGGATCCTCCATTGCCTGAATCAAGTTTGCCTGTTCGTCAGGATGGAGAAATTCAAAGACAGCGATCGCCTTATCTTTCTCTAATAACCGAAACGCCAGCACCCGCTTTTTCGGTTCAATTTCAAGAAGCGATCGCACCAACTCAGTCACGCTCAGCTGATTTGCGGTTCGTTTTGCGGCTCCCAGTGCCTTGGGTCGCAGTAAGTCATTCAGTGTGTTTCGTTGCATAATATATTTCCTATGATTGAATGTCCAATTGTGTTGGAGAACGAGATAAGTAGATGGGCATAACTACGGGTAATGGGTAATTGGACAATAGACGTTTTTTCCGCGACCAATTACTAATTACCAACCTTTAAATGAAGTTGATTTCACCCATTTACTTAGCTGTTCCCATTGTTAAATCTGCGCGCAAGCGTCTTAGGGTGATTTGTCACCCGTTTCCAGCCCAGTCATCAAGTTCACTTGTTAAAGCAAGGATTCAGGGTAAGAGAAATTACAGATCGCTGAAATCTCTCTCTTTAGACTTAACCCCACTGCTCGGAAGAAGCATTATGCCCAGAACAATAGCCAAAGTCAGGCAAGCTGCAATCACTAAAAAAATGATGTCAGTTTTCATAGGTGTTAAACCTCTTGGTGTAGAATTGTTTTGCGCGTTAGCGCATGATTGAATCATGCGTGGATTCACTCAGCTTGCCAGTGCCATCACCTCAGATGTCAGCGGTTGCATAGCTGAGGCGGAATTGTCCTCGGCGTAAAATGGCGAGCAATACTGCCTGCTCATCTGGCTCTAACAGATTTAAAAGCCAACTCTGCTCTGAACTTTCCATGGCATACAGCAAAATAAGCTGCTCCTCGAAGCGAAGACCTCTAAAGACATGCAGTGCAGTTGGTTCCTCCAGCAGCAAAAAAAGCAAGACTCGTTTGTTAAGTGCGATCGTGGGAAGCAGACTGACTAACTCACCCACGTTTAGTTGATTGACTGCTTGCTTCATTGCTTCTAGCGTCGGCTGCTGCAAAATATCTCGCAGTGCATTTTGTCGGGTCATAGTTATATCTCCTTGGTGTAAGGTGCATCTAAACTTCTTCAATTTCAATTTGATCGAGCGTTGATTGATGGCTATTCAAATCGCCAAGATTTAGTGCGGTATATTCCTCAAACTGTTGCCAGAGTTCTACTAATCTGTGATACGCATCACTCGGTGCAACCTTACCATTCGTCTGTAGACCGCACAGTAGCGACACCTGGTGGGCGAAGTACTGCAAGTGAAGATTAAATGCGATATGTTCTGGAATGAATTCTCCCCGATAACGAGAGCGGGGATAGAAGAAATCAAACTTATTCATGGCTACCTCCTGGTTTGCTGCAAAGAGTAAGCATGGAACTTGGAGCGTGGATCTGTTGTCAGAATGAGCGAGAAATGATATCAGTTGATACCGTCGTGACTAATGAACGGCGGGATACAATTTGCGATCAGTGAGCAATTGATGAGTTGGAGCGAACAAAGCTTCACGTTTGCCTGTCTTACAGCCACGATCTAAATCGGTGGATGTATAAGCCCTTGATGAATTGTGTCAGTAGACAGTAGCCCAACAAGGTCATAAACAGCCAGGGGAAGTAACTGCTGGGCAATGGGATCAATCCGATCGCTGCGCCATAGGGGGAAAAAGGAATGTAAATGCCAATAGCCATAATTGCCCCCGTCGTCAGCAATACAGGTAGCGATGCGATGCTTTGAACGAAGGGCACCCGCGCTGTGCGGATCATGTGAACGATCAGCGTCTGCGACAGCAATCCTTCAATAAACCAGCCCGATTGGAACAATGGTGCGTTTGCCTCAGTATTTGCCCCAAATACACCCCACATCAATGCATACGTGGTGTAGTCGAAAATTGAGCTAATAGGACCAACGAAGATCATAAAAGTTGCGATGCTCCTAGGGTCCCACTTGCGCGGTTTCCGCAAGAAATCGCGGTCTACTGAGTCCCAAGGTATGGAGATCTGTGAGATGTCATACAACAAATTTTGCGTCAGTAGATGAATTGGCAGCATTGGCAAGAAGGGCATCAAGGCACTACCACCCAACACGCTGAACATATTGCCAAAGTTAGAACTTGCTGTCATTTTGATGTACTTGATGATGTTGCCGAAGGTACGGCGTCCTTGAATGACACCTTCTTCGAGCACCACCAAGCTTTTTTCTAACAGAATGATATCTGCTGACTCTTTAGCAATGTCTACTGCTGTATCTACAGAGATGCCCACATCAGCATCACGCAGGGCGGCTGCATCATTAATACCGTCGCCCAGATAACCGACAGTATGTCCTCGGTTTTGCAGTGCTCGAATCACCCGCGCTTTCTGAAGTGGGGTCATTTTGGCAAACACCGTGGTCTGTTCAACTACCTCTGCCAATTCTTCGTCAGACATCTTTTCTACATCAGCACCGAGCAAAACTCTTTGCACGTCTAACTCAACTTCACGACAGACTTTGCGGGTGACAATGTCGTTGTCACCAGTGATTACCTTCACTTCTATGCCATTTTGGTTGAGCGCGGCGATCGCTTTTGCAGCTGAGTCCTTGGGCGGATCGAGAAAGCCGATATATCCCACCAAAACCAGGTCAGCTTCATCTTTTGTACCGTAGGGTTCTAAGCGCGGTGGGGTTTGCTTATAAGCTACAGCCAGCACCCTCAATCCGTCTGCGTTGAGGTGGTTCGTGAGTTGTTTGGCTTCGCGCTTGACTTGATCGGTAATCGGACAAGTGCGACCATTCTCTATGATGCGAGTACAGATACTCAGTACCTCTTCCACCGCACCTTTGCAAATCAGCACATGCTGGCGATCGCGTTCTAGCACGACCGACATCCGCCGCCGCACAAAGTCAAAGGGAATTTCATCTACCTTGCGGTAAGCACTCTCAGTTGCTTGCAATCCCCTTGCCTGCCCATACTCCAGCACTGCCACATCCAGTAGATTTTTCAATCCGGTTTGGTTAAAGCTGTTCTGGTAGGCATATTCCAACACCCGATCGTCTTGCTGTCCGTGGATATCCAAATGCACTTCTAAGATGATCTTGTCCTGAGTCAACGTGCCGGTTTTGTCAGTGCAGAGGATATTCATCGCCCCAAAGTTTTGGATCGCGTTGAGTCGCTTGATCACTACCTTTCGGTTCGCCATTGACACAGCTCCCTTTGCCAGGTTTGCCGTCACGATCATCGGCAACATTTCGGGGGTGAGTCCCACCGCCACCGACACGCCAAATAAGAAGGCTTGCCACCAGTCACCTTTGGTTAGCCCGTTGACCAAAAAAACGATCGGCACCATCACCAGCATGAACCGAATTAGCAGCCAGGTGACACTGTTGATGCCCTTGTCAAAGCTCGTTTGAGCGCGCTTACCTACCAGGGTTTTTGCCATCGAGCCAAAGTAAGTATTATCTCCCGTTGCGACGACGACGGCGGTAGCACTCCCACTCACAACGTTAGTTCCCATAAAGCAGATATTATCTAGCTCTAGAGGATTCTGGAACTCATTAGTGTAAACATCCGTTCGCTTTTCAACAACGCCCCCCAGCGTGTCATATTTCTCTACGGGCAGCGACTCTCCCGTGAGCACAGATTGGCTAACATACAGATCTTTAGAGCCAATCAGCCGCATATCTGCAGGCATCATGTCGCCAGCTGCCAGTTGAATAATGTCACCTGGCACGATCTCACTCATGGGGACGTCCTGCGGTTTCCGTCCCTGCCGCAATACAGTAGTCGTAGTTCGTACTAATGCCTTGAGTTTCTCTGCCGCTTGGGTAGAGCGGTATTCTTGCCAGAAGCGAAGTAGAGCACTGACGGCGATCATAATTGAGAGGATAATCACCGTTTCATAGCTGCGATCCTCTGGTTCTGCCATGATGATGTCAGTGACGACAGAGATCGCTGCCAGAAACGCAAGAATGCTAATGAAAGGATTGAGAAACGCTTGAAAAAGCTGCGCATACCAGGTGGGTGGCTTCTCGTGTGTGACTTCGTTTAAGCCATACTGGCTGCGGCGACGGGTTACTTCTTCCAGGCTCAGTCCGGCTGTACTTGTTCCGAGGTATCCCAGTGCTTCCTCTGGCTTCAAACGGGCGGTGGCAATCAGTTGCTCTGAAATACGTAAAAGCGCTTTTCTAGTAGCTGCTTCAATCCCTTTCAGTTGCTTGCGCTGCTTGCCAGCAGCGGCGTTTCTTGTTGTTTTCATCAGACGTTTTCCTTCATTGCAGTAGGTTTGTTGCAACGCTGCAAGCAGAGAGGGGGAATTGGCTTGTTCATCAAGAGCCTCATTGAACGGATGTGCAAATTGGCAGCTTTGGGAGGCTGCATGGAACCAAGCACTTCAGAACAAATTACTCAAAATAAAGGGTGCCAAATTTCTAAATTCAAAACATAGGAAATTAACCCATTGATGAACTGCTAAAAAGCAAAATTTAATGGGAACTAAACCTGTGTAAATAATGCTAAATTTCTAAATTGAAGCCATAGAAGGATAGCCTATTTATGAACCACTCAAGATTCAAATTCAATAGGAATTGTTGCTGTTTGCTGGTGCAATTTAAACCAATTTCATCAGAGTTTTGACTGTTGGTTATCGGCATATCGCAACGCAATATTACCCGCGCCAGCTAGTAGCTTAGATTGCAATTTCCACCAAAACTCCAAGAGAACTAAGGGATGCAATTATTCCCAATCAATCTCCATACAAAACAAGGCTACAATTGGCAAGCACTTCAGCATTCAACACAAATATTCAATTTTTTGGCTTTTGGTCAGTCCACCAGAAACCAAGCAGTACAAATAATCATAGCTACGTAAATCCTCGCATGATTCATCTCCTTATCTTTACAGTCGCTGTGCCAGCCAACGACCAGAGATGAACCTAGTGGCTCTACGCTAGAACCAACACTGGCAAATTCATCAAGGCGATCGTCAGCTGACCCCAACTTAAATGTGGTTCAGGGTCTTCGTCTAACACGATAGTTTCTTCAGTGGCAGTTAAATAGCTACTACCAGAAGCCTCCATTTGGTTTCCCCTTATAAAAAAGTGAAAAAATAATGAGCTAACAGTTAGAAATTCAATTCTAACTGCCATTCGTTACTATAATCCTGACAAAGGTTCTTTGTCAATCTATTTGGGGTTAAAAATTAGGTTTGAAAATATAGTTATTGAGTAAGAGTATACAATGTCTAGAAGCTGAGTGAATCAACTCAAGAAATTACAACTACGTGTTAAATGTTGGCTCATCTGTGAAATATGTGCAAAAGAAGAATATCTGGCTTGCTATGGAATTTCTTCTAAGAGCTGATTTTTCAACACAATCTTAAGCTGTCATTCGTCTAACCATAAGACGAATCAAATAGAAGAGAGGTCTTTTTACTCTCAACTATGTCAGCACCCGCTTTAAATTGTCCACGATGTCAGTCAACTTCTTGCGTGAAAAATGGCAGAATCCATAACGGTGGGCAGAACTTTAAGTGCAAAGCCTGTGGCAGACAATTTGTTTTGAATCCAACCAAAAAAGTGATTGGGCAGGATACTACGGAGTGGATTGATAAGTTGCTGTTAGAGAAAATACCGTTGGCGGGGATTGCCAGAGTGACTGGAGTATCCGAAGGTTGGCTACAAACTTATGTAAATACAAAATACGATGCTACTCCCAGGCAAGTAGATGTTTGGCCAAAAAAAGGGGCGCTTGACTATGAGCGAGCGTGTGATCAGATGTGGTCATTTGTCAGCAACAAAGGTAACAAACAATCGATTTGGTTAGCCTTAGAGATGAAAACAGGAGAAATTGTTGGGGTCTTTGTCGGCGATCGCTCACGTTTAGGTTCTAGAAGGATTATGGCAGTCACTGCCCGGAGTATATCGGCAATGCGCGGTTTGCTATACAGACTTTTGGGATGCGTATAAGCAAATAATTCCCCAGTCTAGACATCGAACCGTTAGTAAGAACAGTGGTAAAACAAATTTGACCCTTGCGGTTTAACTGCACGCTTCGACAACGTATTTCTCGTTTAGTCCGTAAAACCTTATCCTTCTCTAAAAAACTGGATAACCACATGGGAGCTATCTGGTATTTTGTACATCATTACAACTTATCCTTACTTTTGTAGGACTACCATCTCAAACCAATCTCGGTTACAGGAGCCAGCAAATGTCAGAGGTGCAAACAGCTTGCCTTGTTTGAGTGCAGCAATCCAACTAATACGAGAAGTTCGCTTGCCAACTTGTGAGCGTAGCAGCGTTGCCCAATCGGACAGTAGCCATACGGATAGTCGTCGCCATGTGATCAATGCCTGCTTCATCAACATAGACAATCGCACCCGCCGCCTTGGTTTTCAATTGTTCTCGGAAGGCTTCACGCTTGAGTGCATCGCGTTCTTGATAGCCGTAGGTCTTTTTTTTCGACTGATACCCAACTTTTGCCTTGCTGCACGGATGTTTTGCTGTGTCACACCTTCGCCCCATAACGCCGCG
The sequence above is a segment of the Chroogloeocystis siderophila 5.2 s.c.1 genome. Coding sequences within it:
- the mgtE gene encoding magnesium transporter is translated as MQRNTLNDLLRPKALGAAKRTANQLSVTELVRSLLEIEPKKRVLAFRLLEKDKAIAVFEFLHPDEQANLIQAMEDPEIVPILEALDPEQRVRLFEELPAKVTKRLLSQLSPESRAAVDLLLGYPEGSVGRRMSLRYLAVRETTTAEEVHASVRETNLRDDELDMVFVIDKQGFYRGFIRTVRLIKANPEMPIERLIDGKDIAIGATASEMQAARLLKDYNLPAIPVLDSEGRLVGDITFNDVIDLIEEEASAAALAQAGVGNLLGRDQAWSEKLVRGSIRYAVQLRIACLIITLIGGMVVGGVIQNFEEVLETVVVVAVFIPVVMDMGGNVGTQSTTIFARGLAWQHIDIRHYGSYLFREFYIGAIMGAILGVAGGAIAYIWQGAPNGVPQLGLAVGISLFAVVTLAAVLGALLPWLLLKVGFDHGPAADPFITTIKDFTGLLLYFYLVSLLLDIQT
- a CDS encoding magnesium transporter MgtE N-terminal domain-containing protein, with amino-acid sequence MTRQNALRDILQQPTLEAMKQAVNQLNVGELVSLLPTIALNKRVLLFLLLEEPTALHVFRGLRFEEQLILLYAMESSEQSWLLNLLEPDEQAVLLAILRRGQFRLSYATADI
- a CDS encoding DUF7219 family protein, which encodes MNKFDFFYPRSRYRGEFIPEHIAFNLHLQYFAHQVSLLCGLQTNGKVAPSDAYHRLVELWQQFEEYTALNLGDLNSHQSTLDQIEIEEV
- the mgtA gene encoding magnesium-translocating P-type ATPase, translating into MQQTYCNEGKRLMKTTRNAAAGKQRKQLKGIEAATRKALLRISEQLIATARLKPEEALGYLGTSTAGLSLEEVTRRRSQYGLNEVTHEKPPTWYAQLFQAFLNPFISILAFLAAISVVTDIIMAEPEDRSYETVIILSIMIAVSALLRFWQEYRSTQAAEKLKALVRTTTTVLRQGRKPQDVPMSEIVPGDIIQLAAGDMMPADMRLIGSKDLYVSQSVLTGESLPVEKYDTLGGVVEKRTDVYTNEFQNPLELDNICFMGTNVVSGSATAVVVATGDNTYFGSMAKTLVGKRAQTSFDKGINSVTWLLIRFMLVMVPIVFLVNGLTKGDWWQAFLFGVSVAVGLTPEMLPMIVTANLAKGAVSMANRKVVIKRLNAIQNFGAMNILCTDKTGTLTQDKIILEVHLDIHGQQDDRVLEYAYQNSFNQTGLKNLLDVAVLEYGQARGLQATESAYRKVDEIPFDFVRRRMSVVLERDRQHVLICKGAVEEVLSICTRIIENGRTCPITDQVKREAKQLTNHLNADGLRVLAVAYKQTPPRLEPYGTKDEADLVLVGYIGFLDPPKDSAAKAIAALNQNGIEVKVITGDNDIVTRKVCREVELDVQRVLLGADVEKMSDEELAEVVEQTTVFAKMTPLQKARVIRALQNRGHTVGYLGDGINDAAALRDADVGISVDTAVDIAKESADIILLEKSLVVLEEGVIQGRRTFGNIIKYIKMTASSNFGNMFSVLGGSALMPFLPMLPIHLLTQNLLYDISQISIPWDSVDRDFLRKPRKWDPRSIATFMIFVGPISSIFDYTTYALMWGVFGANTEANAPLFQSGWFIEGLLSQTLIVHMIRTARVPFVQSIASLPVLLTTGAIMAIGIYIPFSPYGAAIGLIPLPSSYFPWLFMTLLGYCLLTQFIKGLYIHRFRSWL